One region of Nycticebus coucang isolate mNycCou1 chromosome Y, mNycCou1.pri, whole genome shotgun sequence genomic DNA includes:
- the LOC128579138 gene encoding 40S ribosomal protein S21-like — MQNDAGEFVDLYVPRKCSASNRIIGAKDHASIQMNVAEVDKVTGRFNGQFKTYAICGAIRRMGESDDSILRLAKADDIVSKNF, encoded by the coding sequence ATGCAGAACGACGCCGGCGAGTTCGTGGACCTGTACGTGCCTAGGAAATGCTCCGCCAGCAACCGCATCATCGGTGCTAAGGACCACGCATCCATCCAGATGAACGTGGCTGAGGTTGACAAGGTTACCGGTAGATTTAATGGCCAGTTTAAAACCTATGCCATCTGTGGGGCCATTCGCAGGATGGGCGAATCAGATGATTCCATTCTCCGATTGGCCAAGGCTGATGACATCGTTTCAAAGAATTTCTGA